GCCGACCTGGAAAAGATCACCGGTCAGAAAGTCGTTGTGACTTACGCTCGGAAATCCATCGCTGGCTTTAAAGTCCGTGAAGGTTGGCCGATCGGCGTCAAAGTGACTCTGCGCCGTGAGCGTATGTACGAGTTTCTGGATCGTCTGCTGTCGATCTCCCTGCCTCGGGTTCGCGACTTCCGCGGCCTGAATGCCAAGTCCTTCGATGGTCGTGGTAACTACAGCATGGGCGTTAAAGAGCAGATCATCTTCCCGGAAATCGACTACGACAAGATCGATGCTCTCCGCGGTCTGGACATTACCCTGACCACCACTGCCAAGAACGATGATGAAGGTCGCGCCCTGTTGCGTGCTTTCAAATTCCCGTTCCGCAACTGATTGGAGTAGGAAAATGGCCAAGATGAGCATGAAAAACCGCGAGCTGAAGCGTCAGCTCACGGTTGCCAAGTACGCCAAAAAGCGTGCAGCACTGAAAGCTATCATCGTTGATCTGAACGCAAGTCCAGAAGCACGTTGGGAAGCTACAGTAGCTCTGCAGAAGCAGCCACGTGACGCAAGCGCCTCGCGCATGCGTAACCGCTGCCGCCTGACCGGTCGTCCACACGGCGTTTACCGCAAGTTCGGCCTCGGCCGTAACAAACTGCGTGAAGCTGCAATGCGTGGTGACGTACCTGGTCTGGTTAAAGCCAGCTGGTAAGCACTATCAAAGTCTCGGTGTTCGGGATCGCAAGATCCTGACCACCGGTGACCTTGAACTTGAATCAAGCCCCTTTTGGGGCTTGATTCATTTGTGGGGTGTGTCTAGAATACCCGGCTCGCCTGAGCCCGTGCTTTTTCCGCATGGATGAGCTCGGCGACAAGTAGTAGCCGCAAGGCTAATTTTTTTGTATTAGGAGCGTCTAGCCCATGAGTATGCAGGACCCGTTAGCGGACATGCTAACTCGAATCCGTAATGCCCAGATGGCTGAAAAGTCCGTCGTAAGCATGCCATCTTCTACTTTGAAGGTAGCTGTTGCCAAAGTCCTGAAGGACGAAGGTTACATTGCGGGTTATCAGATCAGCAGCGAAATCAAGCCACTGCTGTCCATCGAGCTGAAGTACTTCGAAGGCCGTCCGGTCATCGAGGAAGTGAAGCGCGTTAGCCGTCCAGGCCTGCGTCAGTACAAGTCCGTCGATGATCTGCCAAAAGTTCGTGGCGGTCTCGGTGTGTCTATCGTCTCCACCAACAAAGGTGTGATGACGGATCGTGCTGCGCGCGCTGCCGGTGTCGGCGGCGAAGTTCTTTGCACTGTGTTCTAAGGGGGGATAAGCATGTCACGCGTCGCTAAGAACCCCGTTAAGCTGCCAGCCGGTGTCGAAGTAAAATTCGCAGGCCAACAGCTTTCGGTGAAGGGTGCCAAGGGCACTCTCGAACTGAACATCCATTCGTCCGTTGAGATCGTTGAAGAAGCTGGTGAGCTGCGTTTCGCTGCTCGCAATGGCGATCAACAAACTCGCGCAATGGCTGGTACCACTCGTGCGTTGGTAAACAACATGGTCCAAGGCGTAAGCCAAGGCTTCGAGCGTAAGCTCCAGCTGGTCGGTGTTGGTTACAAAGCGCAAGCAAAAGGCACAGTGCTGAACCTGGCTCTTGGCTTCTCGCATCCAGTGGATTATGAACTGCCGGAAGGCATCACCGCTGAGACTCCTAGCCAGACCGATATCCTGATCAAGGGCATCGATAAGCAGCTGGTAGGTCAAGTGGCCGCCGAGATCCGCGACTTCCGTCCACCAGAGCCGTACAAAGGCAAAGGTGTGCGCTACGCGGACGAAGTCGTCCGTCGTAAAGAAGCCAAGAAGAAGTAGGGCATAGCAAATGACCGACAAAAAAGTTACTCGACTGCGTCGCGCTCGCAAAGCACGCCTGAAAATGCACGAACTCGAAGTCGTGCGTCTCTGCGTGTTCCGCTCGTCGCAGCACATCTACGCCCAGGTCATTTCGGCCGACGGCAACAAAGTCCTGGCATCTGCCTCGACTTTGGATAAAGAACTGCGTGATGGCGCCACTGGCAACATCGACGCGGCCACTAAGGTTGGCCAGCTGGTCGCTACGCGTGCAAAAGCCGCTGGCGTCTCGCAGGTGGCTTTCGACCGCTCTGGCTTCAAGTACCACGGCCGCGTCAAGGCGCTGGCTGATGCTGCTCGTGAAGCTGGGCTGGAGTTCTAAGTTATGTCAAATAACGACCAAAAGCGCGACGAAGGCTACATTGAGAAGCTGGTTCAAGTTAACCGCGTAGCCAAAACCGTTAAAGGCGGCCGTATCTTCACTTTCACCGCGTTGACCGTGGTAGGTGATGGTAAAGGGCGTGTTGGCTTCGGCCGTGGCAAGTCACGTGAAGTGCCTGCTGCGATCCAGAAGGCAATGGAAGCTGCTCGTCGCAACATGATCCAAGTTGATCTGAACGGCACCACTCTGCAGTACGCAATGAAGTCCGGTCACGGCGCTTCGAAGGTGTACATGCAGCCTGCTTCTGAAGGTACCGGTATCATCGCTGGCGGCGCTATGCGTGCTGTCCTCGAAGTTGCTGGCGTTCAGAACGTTCTGGCCAAGTGCTACGGCTCGACTAACCCGGTAAACGTGGTTCACGCCACTTTCAAAGGTTTGAAAGCTATGCAGTCTCCTGAATCCATTGCCGCCAAGCGTGGCAAAAGCGTCAAGGAGATCTTCTGATCATGGCTACCGTTAAAGTTACGCTGATCAAAAGCATGACCGGCCGCATCCCTAACCACAAACTGTGCGTTAAGGGTCTGGGTCTGCGTCGCATCGGTCACACTGTAGAAGTACTTGATACTCCCGAGAATCGCGGGATGATCAACAAGGCTTACTACATGCTGCGTGTCGAGGGTTAATCGATGAAACTCAATGATCTGAGTCCAGCGCCGGGTTCCCGTCGCGAAAAGCATCGTCCGGGCCGTGGTATCGGTAGTGGTTTGGGCAAGACCGGTGGCCGTGGCCACAAAGGTCAGTCCTCCCGCTCCGGTGGCACCATTGCTCCAGGCTTTGAAGGCGGTCAACAGCCGCTGCATCGTCGCCTGCCTAAGTTCGGTTTCGTTTCCCTGAAGGCCATGGACCGCGCAGAAGTGCGTCTGTCCGAGCTGGCTAAAGTGGAAGGCGACATCGTCACTGTGCAGTCCCTGAAAGATGCCAACGTGATCAACGTCAACGTACAGCGTGTGAAAATCATGCTGTCCGGCGAAGTTACTCGCGCTGTTACCATCGGAAAGGGAATCGGCGCCACCAAAGGTGCGCGTTCGGCTATCGAAGCAGCTGGCGGCAAGTTCGAGGAATAAATGGCTAAGCAAGGTGCTCTCTCTGCGCTCGGCAAAGGCGGTATGTCTGAACTCTGGGCTCGTCTGCGTTTTCTGTTCCTGGCGATTATCGTCTACCGAATAGGCGCACACATCCCGGTTCCAGGTATCAACCCGGACCGACTCGCGGACCTGTTTCGACAGAATGAGGGGACCATTCTTAGCTTGTTCAACATGTTTTCCGGCGGCGCGCTGGAGCGGATGAGTATCTTTGCACTGGGGATCATGCCGTACATTTCGGCATCGATCATCATGCAACTGATGACAGCCGTCAGCCCGCAGCTGGAGCAGTTGAAGAAGGAAGGTGAAGCTGGGCGTCGCAAGATTGCCCAGTACACCCGCTACGGCACTGTCGTCCTCGCTCTCGTTCAGGCAATTGGCATGTCCATTGGTCTGGCGGGGCAGGGCGTTGCGTTCACTGGTGACTTTGGCTTCCATTTCGTCGCGGTATCCACGTTTGTGGCTGGTGCGATGTTCATGATGTGGCTGGGTGAGCAGATTACTGAGCGTGGTGTTGGCAACGGTATCTCGATGTTGATTTTCGCAGGTATCGTCGCCGGTCTTCCGAGAGCGATCGGGCAGTCTTTCGAGTCTGCGCGTCAGGGTGATATCAACATTTTTGCCTTGGTTGCCATCGGTTTGCTGGCAGTAGCGATTATCGGTTTTGTGGTGTTCATTGAGCGTGGTCAGCGTCGTATTGCTGTTCATTACGCCAAGCGTCAGCAGGGTCGTAAGGTCTTTGCTGCGCAGACTAGCCACTTGCCGTTGAAGGTGAACATGGCCGGTGTTATTCCGGCCATTTTCGCGAGCAGCATTTTGCTGTTCCCGGCTTCGTTGGGTACCTGGTTCGGTCAGTCTGAAGGTATGGGCTGGCTGCAGGACATCTCGCAGTCGATCGCTCCTGGTCAGCCGTTGAATATTCTGCTGTTTAGTGCAGGGATTATTTTCTTCTGCTTCTTCTATACGGCGTTGATGTTCAATCCGAAAGACGTAGCGGAAAACCTGAAGAAGTCCGGTGCCTTTATTCCGGGCATCCGTCCAGGTGAGCAGTCTGCGCGCTACATTGATGGCGTTCTGACTCGTTTGACCCTGTTCGGTGCTCTATATATGACGGCCGTATGCCTGTTGCCCCAGTTCCTGGTGGTTGCAGCAAACGTTCCGTTCTACCTTGGCGGGACCTCGTTGCTGATCGTCGTCGTGGTTGTGATGGACTTCATGTCCCAAGTACAATCGCACCTCGTTTCGCACCAGTACGAATCCCTGATGAAGAAAGCCAACCTGAAGGGTTACGGCAGCGGCATGTTGCGCTGAGTACCCATAAGGTTCGAGGAGTTGGTGATGAAAGTTCGTGCATCGGTGAAAAAGCTGTGCCGCAACTGCAAGATTATTCGCCGCGAAGGTGTTGTTCGAGTAATTTGCAGCGCGGAACCGCGTCACAAACAGCGCCAAGGCTGAGTGTGATTGTGCTTCAAGCCCGGTAGCTAGTGCGCTACCGGGTTGATTATTTGTTATTACAGCGATATTATCTCGCGCCCTATTTCTTGGCTTCCGGGGCGTAGGTAGCTGTCAATTGGAGTCCCACTGAATGGCCCGTATTGCAGGCGTTAACATTCCAGATAACAAGCATACTGTTATCTCGCTGACCTACATCTATGGTGTTGGTCGCACTACTGCGCAGAAGATCTGTGCAGTGACTGGGGTAAACCCAGCCGCAAAGATCAAGGATCTGAGCGACGAGCAGATTGAACAGTTGCGTGGCGAAGTGGCGAAGTTCACCACTGAAGGTGACCTGCGTCGCGAAATCAACATGAAAATCAAGCGTTTGATGGACCTCGGTTGCTATCGCGGTCTGCGTCATCGTCGTGGTCTTCCAGTGCGCGGTCAGCGTACCAAGACTAACGCGCGTACCCGTAAAGGTCCGCGTAAGCCGATCCGCAAGTAATCGCCCCAGCGAATCGACAGGAAATTAATCATGGCTAAACCTGCTGCTCGTCCTCGTAAAAAAGTTAAAAAGACAGTGGTTGATGGCATCGCCCACATCCATGCATCTTTTAACAACACAATCGTGACCATCACCGACCGTCAAGGCAACGCTCTTTCCTGGGCTACCTCCGGTGGTTCGGGTTTCCGCGGTTCCCGCAAGTCCACCCCGTTTGCTGCTCAAGTAGCTGCTGAACGTGCTGGTCAAGCTGCGCTGGAATACGGTCTGAAAAACCTCGACGTTAACGTCAAAGGTCCAGGCCCAGGTCGTGAATCTGCAGTCCGCGCTTTGAACGGCTGTGGCTACAAGATCGCCAGCATCACCGACGTGACGCCAATCCCGCACAACGGGTGCCGTCCGCCGAAGAAGCGCCGCGTGTAATCCAGGAGATTGTAAAGAATGGCTCGTTACATTGGTCCAAAATGCAAACTCGCTCGTCGCGAAGGCACCGATCTCTTTCTGAAGAGCGGCGTGCGCGCGATCGAATCGAAGTGCAACATCGAAGCAGCACCTGGTATCCACGGCCAACGCCGCGGCCGCCAGTCCGATTACGGCACCCAACTGCGTGAAAAGCAGAAGGTCCGTCGTATCTACGGCGTTCTCGAGCGTCAATTCAGCGGCTACTACAAAGAAGCTGCTGGCAAGAAAGGTGCAACCGGTGAAAACCTGCTGCAACTGCTCGAATGCCGTCTGGACAACGTTGTATACCGTATGGGTTTTGGCTCTACTCGTGCCGAATCCCGTCAGCTGGTATCGCACAAATCCGTCAGCGTTAACGGTCAGACCGTAAACGTACCGTCCTACCAGGTTCGTGCTGGTGACGTGGTCGCGATTCGCGAGAAAGCAAAGAACCAACTTCGCATTGTCCAAGCTCTCGATCTGTGTGCCCAACGTGGCCGCGTAGAATGGGTAGAAGTAGACACTGAGAAGAAGTCGGGCGTTTTCAAGAACGTTCCTGCTCGCAGTGATCTGTCCGCCGACATCAACGAAAGCCTGATTGTCGAGCTCTACTCCAAGTAAGGGCTAGAAAATAGGTGCATCCATGCAGATTTCGGTAAATGAGTTCCTGACACCCCGCCATATTGATGTGCAGGTTGTCAGTCCAACCCGCGCCAAGATCACTCTCGAGCCTCTCGAGCGTGGTTTCGGCCACACCCTGGGCAACGCGCTGCGACGCATCCTGTTGTCCTCAATGCCCGGCTGTGCAGTAGTCGAGGCCGAGATTGACGGTGTGCTCCATGAGTACAGCGCCATCGAAGGCGTACAGGAAGACGTAATTGAAATCCTGTTGAACCTTAAAGGTCTGGCTATCAAGCTGCACGGTCGTGACGAAGTTACGCTGACCTTGTCGAAGAAGGGTTCGGGGGTGGTTACCGCTGCCGATATTCAGCTGGATCATGATGTCGAGATCGTTAACCCCGATCACGTAATCGCTAACCTGGCGTCTAACGGCGCCCTGAACATGAAGCTCACCGTAGCTCGTGGTCGTGGTTATGAACCGGCAGACTCGCGTCAGAGCGATGAAGACGAAAGCCGCAGCATCGGTCGCTTGCAGCTTGACTCTTCGTTCAGCCCGGTTCGCCGTATCGCATACGTGGTGGAAAACGCCCGTGTCGAGCAGCGTACTAACCTGGACAAGCTGGTTATTGATCTGGAAACCAACGGTACCCTGGATCCTGAAGAGGCTATCCGCCGCGCTGCAACCATTCTGCAACAGCAGCTGGCTGCGTTCGTCGACCTCAAAGGTGACAGTGAGCCAGTGGTTATCGAGCAGGAAGACGAGATCGATCCGATCCTGCTTCGCCCGGTTGACGATCTGGAACTGACTGTACGTTCGGCTAACTGCCTTAAGGCGGAAAACATCTACTACATCGGTGACCTGATTCAGCGTACCGAAGTAGAGCTGTTGAAGACTCCGAACCTTGGCAAGAAATCCTTGACTGAAATCAAGGACGTTCTGGCCTCCCGCGGTCTGTCCCTCGGCATGCGCCTCGACAACTGGCCGCCTGCAAGTCTTAAGAAGGACGACAAGGCGACTGCCTGATCGTCGTAATCACCGAACGTTGTGTTTGGTAAGGAATGAACCATGCGTCATCGTAAAAGTGGTCGTCACCTGAGCCGCACCAGCTCGCACCGCAAGGCCATGTTTCAAAACATGGCGGTGTCGCTGTTCGAGCACGAGCTGATCAAAACTACACTGCCAAAAGCTAAAGAACTGCGTCGCGTTGCTGAGCCGCTGATCACTTTGGCCAAGACAGACAGCCTGGCTAACCGCCGTCTGGCTTTCGACCGTACTCGTTCGAAAGCTATCGTTGGTAAGCTCTTCAACGACCTGGGCAAGCGTTACGCTACCCGTGAGGGTGGCTACCTGCGCATCCTCAAGTGCGGTTTCCGCACTGGCGACAACGCGCCTATGGCGTATGTCGAGTTGGTTGATCGTCCTGCCGGTGGTGAAGCTGTATCCGCTGAGTAAGACGTCAGTCTGAAACGAAGAACCGGGCCTAGTGCCCGGTTTTTTGTGCGCGCTCGAAAAGCATTGCCATCAATGCATGAATAGAAAGGTAATTAGTAATTTTCTATCGATAGTCGCAACGCAATGAATTTGTAGCTGTAACGTTCCTGATCAATACTCCCCCTCAGCCGATAGCCGGCAGTTAAAGACTGACAGAGGAAGAGATCGCATGAGTCAAAATAAAACGCTGACCACCGCCAGTGGCGCTCCTGTCGCCGACAACCAGAATTCCCGTTCCGCCGGCCCTCGTGGCCCGCTGCTGCTCGACGACTTTCACCTGATCGAAAAGCTTGCCCACTTCAATCGCGAGAACATCCCTGAGCGCCGTGTACACGCCAAGGGCTCGGGTGCTTACGGCACGTTTACTGTCACTCGCGACATCACCCCGTACACCAGCGCCAAACTGTTTGAATCGGTCGGCAAACAAACTCCGACGTTCCTGCGCTTTTCTACGGTTGGCGGCGAACGGGGTTCGGCCGATACCGAGCGCGATCCGCGTGGCTTTGCCCTGAAGTTCTACACCGAGGAAGGTAACTGGGATATCGTCGGCAACAACACGCCCGTGTTCTTCATCCGTGATCCGTTGAAATTTCCGGACTTTATCCACACCCAAAAGCGTCTGCCGCAGAGCAATCTGAAAAGTGCGCAGATGATGTGGGACTTCTGGTCGCACTCGCCTGAGGCGCTGCACCAGGTCACTATTCTGTTCTCCGACCGTGGCATTCCTGACGGCTATCGTCACATGCACGGCTTTGGTAGCCACACCTACAGCTTGATCAACGCCAATGGCGAGCGGCACTGGGTGAAGTGGCACTACAAGACTCAGCAAGGCATCAAAAACCTGGCGCCTGCAGAAGCGGCACGTTTGGCCGGTACCGATCCGGATTACGCGCAGCGTGACCTGTTCGGGGCGATTGAGCGCGGTGACTTCCCGAAATGGCGTGTGTGCATTCAGATCATGACCGAGGCTCAGGCCGCGGCGCACTATGAGAACCCGTTCGATGTGACCAAAACCTGGTCGCAGAAAGAGTTTCCGCTGATCGAAGTCGGCGAGCTGGAGCTCAATCGCAATCCGCAAAACTACTTTGCCGAAGTCGAGCAAGCGGCATTCGGCCCGAGCAACATGGTCCCGGGCGTTGGTCTTTCTCCGGACCGCATGCTCCAGGGCCGCGTGTTCGCTTATGCCGACGCGCACCGCTACCGCATTGGCACCAATCATCAGCAACTACCGGTGAATGCGCCCCGCAGCCCGGTGAATAGCTATCAGCGTGATGGTTCGATGGCATTCGGCAGCAATGGCGGTGCAGCACCTAACTATGAGCCGAACAGCTACGTCGATTCGCCGAAACAAGCGCCTCGCTACGCTGAGCCACCGTTGGCATTGAGCGGTGCCGCTGATCGTTACGATCATCGTGAAGACTCCGACTACTACAGCCATGCCGGTGCTCTGTTCCGACTCATGAGTGACGAGCAGAAAGCGCTGCTGACCAACAACATTGCCGGAGCCATGGCCGGCGTTTCCGGTGATGTGATTGATCGTCAATTGCAGCACTTCTTCAAGGCCGATCCGGCGTATGGAGAAGCAATTGCAAGGGCGTTGGGTGTACAGCTTAACGAAGTCTAAACGAGAAGCAGAACCGCCCTCATTTGGGCGGTTTTTGCGTTATTTGAACCACTTTTCTCAGAATATCTTCGCTTTTATCGCGTAAACGGAGTGACCAAACAGTCGCCTTGGTTCAAACTACAGACTTTCATGCAGGGAGATGTAGGGCGATGCAAGGGCACCCAGACGTAATCGATTACCTCAACACGTTGCTGACCGGCGAACTGGCGGCGCGTGATCAGTATTTCGTCCATTCGCGGATGTATGAGGACTGGGGTTTCACCAAGCTCTACGAACGCATCAACCACGAGATGGAAGAAGAGGCCGGGCACGCTGATGCCCTGATGCGTCGGATTCTGATGCTCGAAGGCACGCCGCGCATGCGTCCGGACGATCTTGATGTTGGCACCACTGTGCCGGACATGCTCGCCGCTGACCTGCGACTTGAATATAAAGTCCGCGCCGCGCTCTGCAAGGGCATCAAACTCTGCGAGCAACACCAGGACTATGTCAGCCGCGAGATGCTGCGGGTTCAATTGCATGACACTGAAGAAGACCACACCTACTGGCTTGAAAAGCAGATGGGTCTGATCAAGTTGATCGGTCTTGAGAACTACCTGCAATCTCACGCCTGATTGCTCCCTATACAAAAAAGCCCCTGACACCGATGAAGTGACAGGGGCTTTTTCGTGGGCCCGATTCAGGCC
This region of Pseudomonas mandelii genomic DNA includes:
- the rplE gene encoding 50S ribosomal protein L5 translates to MARLKEIYWKEIAPKLKEELKLSNVMEVPRVTKITLNMGLGEAVGDKKVIEHAVADLEKITGQKVVVTYARKSIAGFKVREGWPIGVKVTLRRERMYEFLDRLLSISLPRVRDFRGLNAKSFDGRGNYSMGVKEQIIFPEIDYDKIDALRGLDITLTTTAKNDDEGRALLRAFKFPFRN
- the rpsN gene encoding 30S ribosomal protein S14; this encodes MAKMSMKNRELKRQLTVAKYAKKRAALKAIIVDLNASPEARWEATVALQKQPRDASASRMRNRCRLTGRPHGVYRKFGLGRNKLREAAMRGDVPGLVKASW
- the rpsH gene encoding 30S ribosomal protein S8 gives rise to the protein MSMQDPLADMLTRIRNAQMAEKSVVSMPSSTLKVAVAKVLKDEGYIAGYQISSEIKPLLSIELKYFEGRPVIEEVKRVSRPGLRQYKSVDDLPKVRGGLGVSIVSTNKGVMTDRAARAAGVGGEVLCTVF
- the rplF gene encoding 50S ribosomal protein L6, giving the protein MSRVAKNPVKLPAGVEVKFAGQQLSVKGAKGTLELNIHSSVEIVEEAGELRFAARNGDQQTRAMAGTTRALVNNMVQGVSQGFERKLQLVGVGYKAQAKGTVLNLALGFSHPVDYELPEGITAETPSQTDILIKGIDKQLVGQVAAEIRDFRPPEPYKGKGVRYADEVVRRKEAKKK
- the rplR gene encoding 50S ribosomal protein L18 → MTDKKVTRLRRARKARLKMHELEVVRLCVFRSSQHIYAQVISADGNKVLASASTLDKELRDGATGNIDAATKVGQLVATRAKAAGVSQVAFDRSGFKYHGRVKALADAAREAGLEF
- the rpsE gene encoding 30S ribosomal protein S5, whose amino-acid sequence is MSNNDQKRDEGYIEKLVQVNRVAKTVKGGRIFTFTALTVVGDGKGRVGFGRGKSREVPAAIQKAMEAARRNMIQVDLNGTTLQYAMKSGHGASKVYMQPASEGTGIIAGGAMRAVLEVAGVQNVLAKCYGSTNPVNVVHATFKGLKAMQSPESIAAKRGKSVKEIF
- the rpmD gene encoding 50S ribosomal protein L30; this translates as MATVKVTLIKSMTGRIPNHKLCVKGLGLRRIGHTVEVLDTPENRGMINKAYYMLRVEG
- the rplO gene encoding 50S ribosomal protein L15, whose amino-acid sequence is MKLNDLSPAPGSRREKHRPGRGIGSGLGKTGGRGHKGQSSRSGGTIAPGFEGGQQPLHRRLPKFGFVSLKAMDRAEVRLSELAKVEGDIVTVQSLKDANVINVNVQRVKIMLSGEVTRAVTIGKGIGATKGARSAIEAAGGKFEE
- the secY gene encoding preprotein translocase subunit SecY; the encoded protein is MAKQGALSALGKGGMSELWARLRFLFLAIIVYRIGAHIPVPGINPDRLADLFRQNEGTILSLFNMFSGGALERMSIFALGIMPYISASIIMQLMTAVSPQLEQLKKEGEAGRRKIAQYTRYGTVVLALVQAIGMSIGLAGQGVAFTGDFGFHFVAVSTFVAGAMFMMWLGEQITERGVGNGISMLIFAGIVAGLPRAIGQSFESARQGDINIFALVAIGLLAVAIIGFVVFIERGQRRIAVHYAKRQQGRKVFAAQTSHLPLKVNMAGVIPAIFASSILLFPASLGTWFGQSEGMGWLQDISQSIAPGQPLNILLFSAGIIFFCFFYTALMFNPKDVAENLKKSGAFIPGIRPGEQSARYIDGVLTRLTLFGALYMTAVCLLPQFLVVAANVPFYLGGTSLLIVVVVVMDFMSQVQSHLVSHQYESLMKKANLKGYGSGMLR
- the rpmJ gene encoding 50S ribosomal protein L36, whose product is MKVRASVKKLCRNCKIIRREGVVRVICSAEPRHKQRQG
- the rpsM gene encoding 30S ribosomal protein S13 produces the protein MARIAGVNIPDNKHTVISLTYIYGVGRTTAQKICAVTGVNPAAKIKDLSDEQIEQLRGEVAKFTTEGDLRREINMKIKRLMDLGCYRGLRHRRGLPVRGQRTKTNARTRKGPRKPIRK
- the rpsK gene encoding 30S ribosomal protein S11; this encodes MAKPAARPRKKVKKTVVDGIAHIHASFNNTIVTITDRQGNALSWATSGGSGFRGSRKSTPFAAQVAAERAGQAALEYGLKNLDVNVKGPGPGRESAVRALNGCGYKIASITDVTPIPHNGCRPPKKRRV
- the rpsD gene encoding 30S ribosomal protein S4, with translation MARYIGPKCKLARREGTDLFLKSGVRAIESKCNIEAAPGIHGQRRGRQSDYGTQLREKQKVRRIYGVLERQFSGYYKEAAGKKGATGENLLQLLECRLDNVVYRMGFGSTRAESRQLVSHKSVSVNGQTVNVPSYQVRAGDVVAIREKAKNQLRIVQALDLCAQRGRVEWVEVDTEKKSGVFKNVPARSDLSADINESLIVELYSK
- a CDS encoding DNA-directed RNA polymerase subunit alpha; translated protein: MQISVNEFLTPRHIDVQVVSPTRAKITLEPLERGFGHTLGNALRRILLSSMPGCAVVEAEIDGVLHEYSAIEGVQEDVIEILLNLKGLAIKLHGRDEVTLTLSKKGSGVVTAADIQLDHDVEIVNPDHVIANLASNGALNMKLTVARGRGYEPADSRQSDEDESRSIGRLQLDSSFSPVRRIAYVVENARVEQRTNLDKLVIDLETNGTLDPEEAIRRAATILQQQLAAFVDLKGDSEPVVIEQEDEIDPILLRPVDDLELTVRSANCLKAENIYYIGDLIQRTEVELLKTPNLGKKSLTEIKDVLASRGLSLGMRLDNWPPASLKKDDKATA
- the rplQ gene encoding 50S ribosomal protein L17; translated protein: MRHRKSGRHLSRTSSHRKAMFQNMAVSLFEHELIKTTLPKAKELRRVAEPLITLAKTDSLANRRLAFDRTRSKAIVGKLFNDLGKRYATREGGYLRILKCGFRTGDNAPMAYVELVDRPAGGEAVSAE
- a CDS encoding catalase is translated as MSQNKTLTTASGAPVADNQNSRSAGPRGPLLLDDFHLIEKLAHFNRENIPERRVHAKGSGAYGTFTVTRDITPYTSAKLFESVGKQTPTFLRFSTVGGERGSADTERDPRGFALKFYTEEGNWDIVGNNTPVFFIRDPLKFPDFIHTQKRLPQSNLKSAQMMWDFWSHSPEALHQVTILFSDRGIPDGYRHMHGFGSHTYSLINANGERHWVKWHYKTQQGIKNLAPAEAARLAGTDPDYAQRDLFGAIERGDFPKWRVCIQIMTEAQAAAHYENPFDVTKTWSQKEFPLIEVGELELNRNPQNYFAEVEQAAFGPSNMVPGVGLSPDRMLQGRVFAYADAHRYRIGTNHQQLPVNAPRSPVNSYQRDGSMAFGSNGGAAPNYEPNSYVDSPKQAPRYAEPPLALSGAADRYDHREDSDYYSHAGALFRLMSDEQKALLTNNIAGAMAGVSGDVIDRQLQHFFKADPAYGEAIARALGVQLNEV
- the bfr gene encoding bacterioferritin, translated to MQGHPDVIDYLNTLLTGELAARDQYFVHSRMYEDWGFTKLYERINHEMEEEAGHADALMRRILMLEGTPRMRPDDLDVGTTVPDMLAADLRLEYKVRAALCKGIKLCEQHQDYVSREMLRVQLHDTEEDHTYWLEKQMGLIKLIGLENYLQSHA